Part of the Chaetodon trifascialis isolate fChaTrf1 chromosome 1, fChaTrf1.hap1, whole genome shotgun sequence genome, TGAGAGAGGTAAAGTCTGCTGCCACTCCATCTTGAAGGCTGAGAAGGTGGAAACACATGATCAGTATGGCATGTCTGGTGTATTATTAAAAGCAAGACAGTGATTTTTGTTGGATTTGTCCAAAGGACACACATGAAGTTGGGTACAGGTCAGCTGTTTGCAGTCTTCAGTAGAAGAGTTGGTACAGGTTCTCACCACAACAATGTAATGCAAAAcattcatgtatgtatgtatgtatgtatgtatgtatgtatgtatgtatgtatgtatgtatatatgtatgtatgtatgtttaacAATTAACAATTGTGCCAATAACAATTTGGCATTTTAAGATTTCTTTGAGAGACAATTTTAGTTTTTCCTGCAATGGCTTACTGCAGAGCTACCTTTCGGGTGAGTTACCTGGCTACCTCACCTGAAAAAAGACAActattaaataaaacaataacagtCAGCATAAATGACTACAggtgtttttttaacatctgaTGAGTGTGGTGATTGTTTAAGCATTCATCTATGAAATGCACTGATGGGGAAATAAGATTTGACTAATTTCTTTCAGAACTGTTCTGCTTTCTGGCAGTTCAACGTTTTGCTAGTTTTAACCTTTCAGAGACacatacattttacagtgtgcaTTAAACCCTACATTATGGCATCAAATCAGAGCTCTCTTTAGAATTTTGCGACACTAGATAAACTTCAAATGTGGTGAATAAATAAGAATATGACTAAAGTTCTGCATCTTAGTATTTGGCCATTTCTGTTTGTTCCTCTTTGATGACAATAACATTTTGATGTACCACAGCAGCTGATTATCCATATGTAATAGTATTGTGCTGACTTCCAATAATCAAAATACAACTATGTTAATTCTGCGTTTGGTAAACTAACAGAAAGCCCAAGTATAGATGCATGCTAGCTGAGTTTTCTGTGGTTGTTATGGCTCTCATTGATAAAGAAAAGGCGTAACTGGGTAGCACTTTTTCTAACCTGGTCCAACTGTTATCTCTACACAAGTTCGTTCGCAGACATACAACAGTTAGTAACGATGCCGTAACAGTTACAGAAAAAACCGCGACCTGGCAAACCACTGATACACCAAAACCCTCCTCATGGTATCCAAGAGGTTGATTGTGACAGCTTGAGACCTATTTAACGAAATGCGGTGGTCACGGTGAAGTCCGTGCAGTTAGCtttagctaacagttagctagccTAACCTCCTCTCTTCAAACATGCGTTAACGAGGCTGAGATCACATTTAACATCTTTTTCAACAATACAGGCGTTAAGACAGGAAACACTTGCCTCAGAAAGTTTTCCGGCTGTGCTGTGTtggcatttattttctttaaacacCCCTCCAACACGCTCAGCAGGTCCCCACTAGCCATATTTTCTCCCACATgcgtgtcactgtgtgtggcAGGTAAATAGGCTCTCCGAGAAACTCTTCCGCTGCTGTTTGGTTCCGATATACAAACATGGCGTCCGCCGTGCTGAAGGTTGCAGGTTGGTATCTGTCAGTGATTATCTCACTCGCAAACGCATATTTTATGTACTGTATTCCGCGGCAGTGAATATCAGTATGGTCGACCTCTTATTTATTGTTGAATGTGAACTGTGTCACAGTCGACCCCATGCTAATGTCAACATCATGTTGCACCGTGTGGGTACATGGTACTTTTCGTGTttagtgtaaaaaaaaagtgacttttATCCGAAGACATGTAAAGATAACTAAACGCAGTCTAATTTGATTCTGTCTTGATCATAGTCGAGTAATATCCAAATGTTTTCTTCAACTTACATTTAACATAAAACTCCCCGAGACATGTTTGATAGTGTATTTGTGTAATGGGGTATTTTACCAGCGTTTTAATttgctgtgcagccaaacattgttcaaacTCACAGGCTTTTATTTGGTTGAATCTGTCGACATCATACAACTTACCTGAAGAGCTAGAACAAGCTGGTGCAGTATACTTTATATGTGATCCTGAGATCAAATGTTTTTCCTAATCTTGAAGCTACTTGAAGGGAAAACTGTCTGTAAAAACACAGGTTTTAGCCACAACTAATCTCACTATATTTCAATCTGTGTATCCAGTGGCAGGTCTTTCCAGATGTTCTCGTGTCACGCTCATGAGGGCACATTCAACAACAGCACCCCTCCATCAGGGCGTTCCTGGATCGCTGTGGAAGCTGGGGAGGCTGAACCACATTGCCATCGCTGTGCCTGACATGGAGAAGGCCACGGCTCTGTATCGGGATGTGCTGGGGGCCACAGTGAGCGCCCAGGTGCCCCTGCCAGAGCACGGCGTCTACACGGTGTTTGTGGAGCTGGGCAACACCAAGCTGGAGCTGCTCCATCCGCTGGGGGACAAGAGCCCGATCGCTGGCTTCCTACAGAAGAACAAGTCTGGAGGGATGCACCACATTTGTATTGAGGTGAGATGTCAGTGGGGATGAGTCGCCATCGAGAAAGTATTGCAGTATCGATACTTTTGACAACCTTACtaataacatacagtatgtgtgcatggcacagcagacatgtttgaCTTGTCACACTTGACCAAGCACAGGTGTTGCATTATTTATTGCTCTGTTCTATTCAGCTGACCCAGTGAGAAATGCCAGTGAGGCAGCGTGTacaacaccaggaccctgaaaccaAAGTAGCTGAATACAGTTCAGctatcattcatttttttaattacacgtgtgcttttcctgctgcggCAGGTCTGCGTATCTGAGGTTGATAAAGTGAGTTCAAGTGATGGACAGTGTGCAGGATTCTGCAGAAGTCTTTGAGTTTTTGATCTGAAGCACGAGTCACAAAGATGGTATACgttcactttttttctttttttaattaccaCTGTGTCATGTTGAAGTGAACGAGGCCAGATCTAGGGCCCTGATGACCCTGACCCACATGAGTGGAAAGCATCTATCATTCATTATTAGTAAGACCTGTGTTTGGGGAGATTAATTGTCTGCCATGAGACAGGTCCAATGTTACAGGGATGGATTCAATACATTCAAGAAAACTTATTCAACAAACAGTCTGTTCCACTTCATCCCAAATGTGCTGTTTAGCGTCAGAAGTCTGgagtttttgcagttttaatcTGAATTCCAGCTTTTACATTTAGTATAAAACTTATTTGGTGAATTTGGTtctctttattgttttggttcctCAGTGCAGATAAACCACTGTAAACAATCATTTATTCAACTGATAGATCAACCAATACTAGCTTGATGCAGAGAAATCATTACATGTCAACCAATTGGTAACGAGAATTACAGAGAAACGTATGCAGTGGTCAACCAACAGTAGAAACGGTGTTACATaatttgtccaccagagagcactgacaagttttctgaactgtaaaatgtctcaaaataGAAACTGCTGTTGGACTTTTTAAAGTCTCAAATATCAATGTTGGTGTTAGCCTCAAAAATCCACTAATATAATCTAATTTCTTCTTCTggcagtaaaaaaacaaacaggttgTTGGCTGCAACCTTTGTTGAACCACCAATCTCTCTACTGTGCTAAGATACGGAAACACAGTACATCTTCTACATTTCACACATTACTGTTCCTTTAAAGATGATCAGTTTGACAGAATGTGTGTCAGACCAACCTCGAGTCATGAAGATAATTAACAGTTTTCCTCTTGGTTGCAGGTCGACGACATTAACGCCGCAATTGTCGACCTGAAAGCGAAGAACATCCGAACTCTGTCAGCAGAGCCCAGAATAGGCGCTCATGGGAAACCAGTGATGTTCCTCCATCCTAAAGACTGTGACGGTGTGCTGGTGGAGCTTGAAGAAGCGTGAACACCTCAGTCTGATGGGGAGTGTTGGAGCTGTTAATTCACATTTCTATATTCCACAGTCCGTCTGATATTCAATATGATAACTAatgttgatttttgtaattttggtCTTTATAGCACTTCGGTTTTGATCTTCTCGGTGCCTCAGTTTCGCTGTTGTTCTTGCCTCTCTTGATTTGCTGGGAGTAAATAATAGTGTGGTTTGTTTTTGACAGTTTCCATGAATATCCAGCTGGTCTTCACTCTACTGTCCTATAGTAGGATGGCTGCATCCAGTGTCCAGTACATGCTGCAGGAACAAACTGATTTCACCTCATTTGAAAATGTTCCAGATGTTGAGTTCACGTTAAGTacttaaaaattaaaaactacatCAAATGGTAATATTGTGTGCAATGTCATTTTAATACAGAATTTGTAATGTTTGGGATTTTCATTCCTCCCCACTGGCGATGACCGTGGCTGGAGGCATTATTATTTTAGCTTGTCCTCAAGTGCATACATACATCCCATTCTCATGTCAGGAACACCTTGAAGGAATTTCTtaaaatttggcacaaatgtccaCTTGGACTCAAAGATAAACTCAGTACTCAGGACATGTATAagtctggacagacagggaTGTAAACTCCAACTTtactggttggtggaggcataAAACCACCAGGCGATAATTCTAGTTTTAACATGACTGATAAAATTTACTTTTACACGATCTACAACTCATGTGGTTTTAATTTCACAATATGGATGCAGATTCAGGGCGGCACGgtgaagcagcaggtagtgcgcgtgcctcacagcaagaaggtcgccggttcgatccccaggtcgggtGGGgccttcccgtgcatgtgtgggttctctccgggcactccagcttcctcccactgaccaaaaacatgctcactgggttaattggtgactctaaattgtccttaggtgtgagtgtgagtgtgtttgttgatatatgttgccctgcagtcagctggcgactggctcaggtgtaccccgcctctcacccgttgatagctgggataggctccagcctaAAACTTAAGTGCCTTTCAGTTGAGACACAAATAGGAAAAATGCTTCAGCTGGTCAGAAATCCAGAATCACCCATGTGAAATACAGAGGACATCCACTTCCTGCTGAGACACGCTGAACTCAAGTCTTCTCTCAAACATTCCTTTTACGCTTCCTGTCAAATGTCAACAGTTTGAGTAGGAAATCCCCAAATTACTCGCCTCTTTAGAAGCCTGGCTGATGGTGCAGAACACACTTCTTTGGAaccacagacagaaggagattGAAACAGTCTATGAAATACCCTTGACACAAAAGAAACCAGTGGTCATTTGCTAATGCCTTGAGGCACGAAGGGCAGATGATCATAATTAGTTTCACATCAAGCTGCTTATTTTGGACTTTTGCTGTATATTTTCAGAAACCACAGGCTTTGAGGAAAACAGTAATTACGTTCCTCACATTCAGGTAAACattgtgattattttcttgattactGGTCTCTGAGGTGTCCTTCAACTTTACCAAAACGTAGTCCTCCATTAGTTAAAGTAAAAAACGCCAGGTCTATATGACATTTAACATGCCAAGATTTAAATACGGATCCTACGACGTGACGTGATAGAGGTTAGTAAGACAGAATTGGGACAGGAGTGAAATTTTACTAAATGCGTCAGCTGACTGCCTAGTTCTCTTTTTTATGCTAGCGATAATGGAAGTGAAACAGACCATGAGTACTATAATTATCCATTTGTCAGTGGGGgagttttgctgttttaacAGGGACGGAGTTCAATTTTAACCATTAAAGTGATCTACTGGTTACACATATATAGAAAAACATGATAtaacatcagaatcagaatctgcTTTATTTGGATTGATTAACTggcataaaacacagcaaatacatAGCAGTGACACAGGCATTGAGAGCACAGAGAGGTGCAAGATACAGAAGTGGGTCTGAATGTAGCAGCTCACAGCTGTGGGGACTGTAGAAGTGACTTATGTGGAGGAAACGGCAATAATGACATGAGTAATATAAGAGATTTAAAGGACTAGCCAGTATCATGCAAATGGCTTCTTATTCTGAAAGTATTTAGACGCGAAatacaaatatacatatatagaaAGCTTTTGGTGATGTGATCTGGACGGATTTAGCTGCTTTCTTTTCCCAGGGTGTGTTTGTCAAACAGGTACTCGGCCATGCCATTCTGAGGCGCTCCCATGCGGCGCAGGTTGGTCACCCAGTCTGCCAGTTCTTTGATGGACTTCACCTGCTCGTCCAGGTAGTGTGTCTCGATGAAATCACACAACTGAAAGAACGAGAAATCAATCAAATTGGGAGCTGAAACGCACGTTCGTCTAAACTGTGTTCATTTTGATGTCGTTCACCTGCTGAAATACATTTAtatgaaaatgatcaaatgctACACGTGAGCTTAGTGTTGTTTTGAAACCGCTTAGTGATTTATAGCTGTCTACCCGTCTAATCCACTGAATTTAAAAGCAACTTGTGATCTAAGTCTGACTGTTTTCACATcttgtagaaaataaaaaaggaagcCTACAGAATTTGCAGCTTATTGCAAGAAACAAATCTATATTTGCCTTAACAGTTAGGTGTACAACCAACGTGTATGCATTAATTGCTCGTGGTCAGATCTTTAAATTCTACAAACAGGCTCATACTGCAGGAGGTAACAGGATCAGTCCTGATTTCATACTCACATGTGGGTCATTGTGATCAGAGCAGAGCTTGTGCAAGTCCAGCAGGGACTGGTTCACGCTCTTCTCAAGCTGCAGTGCACATTCAAGGGCCTCAACACCACTGCCCCACTCATCCCTCTCTGGCTTCTGCAATACAAAGCAGGTCAGGAAAATAGTGAGACACTTACTAAATGAGGGGCTAGGAGGCCAGTGACCCGAGTGGCCCAGAGAGCAAGCAAGTGGGTTTCCAGTTTAACGTTTAACTGAAACGTTAAAtgggttgtgtttgtgtgtctgtgaaagaTAAGCAACACAGCACCCTCACGCCCTTGATATCTGTACTCTTGTTTTGCCCTCCTAACATGGGCCACGTGATAGCCCAGAACAAGAAATCTCACACCCAGTGCTGAAGTTAAAACatacacaaagcaaacaaaataaaaaagcattaGAATGAATATGAACTCATACCCTGATGTCTTGTAGGAAGATCCTTCCCCCCCTCTGGTTCTGCAGTTTCATTAGCTTCTCGGCATGTTCCCGCTCCTCGTGCGACTGATTACGGAAGAACTTGGCAAAGTTGTGCAATGCCTGGTCATCCCGGTCAAAGTAATATGACTgcgaggaggaaagaggagaatgTTAGAATCCTCCAAACCAAACCATTTCCGTCAGGTGACGCAAAAAGGTCTTGAAATGTGgtgaaaacatgacacacaGCTAGCCAGGTGCCAAGATTATGACACACAGATAAAACTAGCCATGCAAGCAGAGTTTAATGTGCTAAAATTCAGTGATAAAACTTTACTGTTAGCCCTGTGTTGCTTCTATCTAAAAGGTCACACTACTGTGTCTACAACTATTTCAATAAACTCGTGTTAATTAcccgttttttttttagcagtaaTACAAgaatcagtaaaaacaacacagaatcGCGGCATGGCAGATACAATACACAACATATCTCAACAAAAAGCaatgtttatatttatttaatataaacCTGGTAAAtcctttctgaaaaaaaaaaagaaagtagaGAGAATGTTTAAAAATTAAAACTGAACATATAGACGGCACAGATACACGGCTGTGTGTGATCGATAGATGAGTGCTGCACATGTTTTTAGGGCAGGCGATGCACTCTCTGCCCCGTCCGTACTGAAGAGAACTTCAACCTTTGTTTTACGACTGGGACACATGATATCAAACATACACCTAAATCCTCCCCCGCGTTTCTCAAGTTAATGTTTGATGAAAATGACTGCTTGATGGTGGCTTTTCTTCATCATGGCTGCCTGACTGGCCTCATCCAAACTTCCCACATGCTTTTTCCAGCCATCTGAAGGATGTTGGCACATTGGCCAGGCTTGGAGGGTGCGTGAGGATACACACCATGTAAACCCACTCAGCACAACAGTTACATAACCACAAAACAGTCAGTTTAAGAGGAATTAGAATCACTTCTCGATAATAACGGGTATCAGTGACACTGTTCCCCTTACGCCAACATGTTCTAACTGTATTATCATCAGCTGTTCCACCCTGGGTTTTCTGCCCTTTTCTACTCACTCAGCTGCTTTTCTACCGCCTGCACACTGTCTTCTGTTCACCTATTGACTCTCACCATAGATAAGTAGACGTAGGAGGCATACAGCTCCAGGTTGATCTGCCTGTTGATTGCAGCCTCGCAGTCCTGGTGGAAGTTCTGTCTCACCTGAGAACTCATGgttctgaaacacaaacaaacatctcaCTAGACAAACAAGCACGACTCAAATTTATTAAAATCGTGTGTAACACAAGGCAAGTTTATGCAGTATATAATCACAATTtgagctgaaatgattcatcCATTACTCAATTAGTCAACCAACAGAAAAGTAATCAGCGTTTGGATTACAGGTTAATCATTCAGTTACTCATCAAGCAAAACATCACGTGGTTCAAGCTTATCAAATGTGTGGTTTTGTTGCTTTCCTTTGTTTAATATTGTTGTAATTGGAGTGTTGGTCACATGGAACAAGATTTTTGGAGACATCACCTTCAGGCCTGTGAAACTGTGATGGGTCATTATCACTACTTTTTGATATTTGACATATAATATTGTATTTTAAAGGGTAACAGATGCACTCAagtcaataatgaaaataatgaatgtgaGTTGCAGCTCTGATCACAGTAACCACATAAGCTTACTCTACTGTATATACTTTCCATTTTCCAGTTGATGTCTATCACTTCACACTGGACAATACAGCAAAGCTGTCCTCCTTAGGTGTGCCAATGATTTTTACTTTGGAAAAAATTTGACTCAACTGATGCTTCATTTGCACGTTTAGATGTCAAAACTATTGACCAACtttcataatttttttttttttacaaaaaatacaacattagACTAGGGTGGTTGGTGATGAATGAGTAATATTACAAGCTTAATGGCCGAGGCACTGAAGCTGTGAAGCAACATTCAGACTTGAACAAAATATTTACTGAGTGAGTATGAGTATGCAAAGCGATGGGTCTTTCCTTCAACGGAGTGAGCTACTTCATCACATACAGCATACTGCAGACCCAAGTATTACCTCAGTATCAACGGGTATAGCGCGGCTACATTGTGTTATATATGACCAAATCTTGTCAGGGAAGTAAAACCTAACGGTTACCAGATCACCATATTAACTTTACAGCTGATGCCTCGCTCACGCATGGACACAAGCTGCGTCACACGTCGCATGAAAGTACGAAATGGGAAGAGCTTGAAGTGTCGAAAATATACAGCACTTAAACAAAGCCGTGTTTTGTTTGACCGACCCAGTGTTGTTGTGAGGCATTTCTGGCACCTGAAGAGATTACGCAAGGCTGAAAATCAAACTGCGCCAAGGCCGCACTGGCTGCGGCGGCGACGAGGAAATAAACAAGCGAACCAGTGTTATTCCAGGCTTTACAGTTAGTCAGCTCAACATTTACCAACATTAACGTGGTCAAGGCAAATATACACACGATAAGAAGAAAGCTTAAAGATGCATTCTTACCAAAACTCAGTGGCGGGTCTTCTTGTGAGGAGGTCGAAAAGCTGTCCGAGCGGTTTGCCTTGTTAGCAAAACAGTtatagctagctagcaagctaaacGTGTAGGATAACTTCACCTAGTTGGTGTTTTAAGGTCAGGAAAATTCTGATTTGACGTTATCGGCGGTAGTAGGAGAAATCAAAGTGATTATTCCCGTAATGTGGTGATTGAAGACAGTTGAGAGGTTGCCGTTCAAGCACTGTTGAAGCAGGTAACCTTCACTGTCCGCTAGCGAGAGAATCAACTGTGAGCTTCAACCTGAACGGCGAAAGATAAGCAGATGGTGTGGACCGTGACGTCACTAAcgggaagagggagggacatGGCGGCGACGCAGCAAGCTGCTCGTCGcttgtgtatttatttcataatcAGGGTGTTTTTCACAGCGGCGGAGGGTAACGAAGTACACTTGTGACTTGTTTACTGGAGTATTTTCTGTGGTATGCTGCTTTATACGTCTGCTTCGCCACACTTCCATTGCTCTGGCTTTCAGAGGAAACCATTGACCTTTTGACTttcacaaacaaaatatctatGTGGCCAGAACAGGTAGAATTTGAATCCCCTCAGAATCAATATTGTGGTGCCCCTATCCCATGACTGTGTATGGGTAAACTAGCTCACTTGTTTTGGCAGGATATTTTGGATTAGAAGCATTAGAGCGTGAGAAAGGGATCAAGTTTATTTAGTCTAAAATCACAAGTTTAtatgagagcagagcagaagacGAACAATCTGTACAGCATACAGCACCCTCGACACACAGACGTTCAACCCAAACACTCACATAGAGATACCATCTCCTGACTCATGTTTGAACATACAGTATGACTTGACTCTGCTGTTTTTTAGCGGGATTACAAAACCTGAAAAATTGGGGATTAAGTAACAGACTTATTGTCACACACCGGGATATGACTAATTGGCTTGTTGAGACATGATGAAGTTGCCTTGAGGAAAATCCAGAGTTTAACTTGTGCTATCTGTAATCAGGTCACCAAATGACTTAGCAACTTTGATGCATTTGAACAAGAGTGTGGGTCTATTTTCAGAGGAgaagcacaaagaaagaaagaaagttagctaaataaaatgtaacttTCTATCAACTTTCTGTATTTGTAAATATATCTATGTGaaaatctgtcttttcttgCCTTGATCAGTCTGCAGTAACTTCTGTAAGGCTTGTATCACCCCCAAGAACAAAAGCTTAAAATCTGCATAAAGGTCTGTGTTACTATAGCGATTAAAGAAACATAAAGTTTAAGAGGGAAGTGTTTACAAATGATTCACTTTTTCTATTGAAATGAGTTGCCTGCGTTTTGATGCCACAGTGATGAACCGACATTCAGGACATTGGCCGCTGACCCATTTGAAGTGGAAAAGCTGAGTGACACAGGCTGACCTGTGTTAAACTTAGTATGAGTGGAGATTTGTCTTTGTT contains:
- the mcee gene encoding methylmalonyl-CoA epimerase, mitochondrial, encoding MASAVLKVAVAGLSRCSRVTLMRAHSTTAPLHQGVPGSLWKLGRLNHIAIAVPDMEKATALYRDVLGATVSAQVPLPEHGVYTVFVELGNTKLELLHPLGDKSPIAGFLQKNKSGGMHHICIEVDDINAAIVDLKAKNIRTLSAEPRIGAHGKPVMFLHPKDCDGVLVELEEA
- the fth1a gene encoding ferritin, heavy polypeptide 1a, whose protein sequence is MSSQVRQNFHQDCEAAINRQINLELYASYVYLSMSYYFDRDDQALHNFAKFFRNQSHEEREHAEKLMKLQNQRGGRIFLQDIRKPERDEWGSGVEALECALQLEKSVNQSLLDLHKLCSDHNDPHLCDFIETHYLDEQVKSIKELADWVTNLRRMGAPQNGMAEYLFDKHTLGKESS